The following proteins come from a genomic window of Cronobacter muytjensii ATCC 51329:
- the ftsZ gene encoding cell division protein FtsZ, whose product MFEPMELTNDAVIKVIGVGGGGGNAVEHMVRERIEGVEFFAVNTDAQALRKTAVGQTIQIGSGITKGLGAGANPEVGRNAAEEDREALRAALDGADMVFIAAGMGGGTGTGAAPVVAEVAKDLGILTVAVVTKPFNFEGKKRMAFAEQGIAELSRHVDSLITIPNDKLLKVLGRGISLLDAFGAANDVLKGAVQGIAELITRPGLMNVDFADVRTVMSEMGYAMMGSGVASGEDRAEEAAEMAISSPLLEDIDLSGARGVLVNITAGFDLRLDEFETVGNTIRAFASDNATVVIGTSLDPDMNDELRVTVVATGIGMDKRPEITLVTNKQAQQPAMDRYQQHGMAPLTQEQKPASKVVNDPTPQTAKEPDYLDIPAFLRKQAD is encoded by the coding sequence ATGTTTGAACCTATGGAACTGACCAACGACGCGGTGATTAAAGTCATCGGCGTCGGTGGCGGCGGCGGTAACGCCGTAGAACATATGGTGCGCGAGCGCATCGAAGGCGTGGAGTTCTTCGCAGTAAACACGGATGCCCAGGCGCTGCGTAAAACCGCAGTCGGCCAGACTATCCAGATTGGTAGCGGCATCACTAAAGGTCTGGGCGCAGGCGCAAACCCGGAAGTCGGTCGTAACGCTGCGGAAGAAGACCGTGAAGCGCTGCGCGCCGCCTTAGATGGCGCAGACATGGTGTTTATCGCAGCCGGTATGGGCGGCGGCACCGGTACCGGCGCAGCACCGGTTGTTGCTGAAGTGGCGAAAGACCTCGGCATCCTGACCGTGGCTGTTGTCACCAAGCCATTTAACTTTGAAGGCAAAAAGCGCATGGCGTTTGCCGAACAGGGTATTGCCGAACTCTCCCGTCATGTCGATTCCCTGATCACCATTCCTAACGACAAGCTGCTGAAAGTGCTGGGTCGTGGGATCTCCCTGCTGGATGCGTTCGGCGCAGCCAACGACGTGCTGAAAGGCGCGGTACAGGGTATCGCCGAGCTGATTACGCGCCCGGGTCTGATGAACGTCGACTTTGCGGACGTGCGCACCGTAATGTCTGAAATGGGTTACGCCATGATGGGCTCCGGCGTTGCGAGCGGTGAAGACCGTGCGGAAGAAGCCGCCGAAATGGCTATCTCTTCTCCGCTGCTGGAAGATATCGATCTGTCCGGCGCGCGTGGTGTTCTGGTCAACATCACCGCGGGCTTCGACCTGCGTCTGGATGAGTTTGAAACCGTGGGTAACACTATTCGTGCTTTCGCGTCGGATAACGCGACCGTGGTTATCGGTACGTCTCTCGACCCGGATATGAACGACGAACTGCGCGTGACCGTTGTTGCGACCGGTATCGGTATGGACAAGCGCCCTGAAATCACGCTGGTGACTAACAAGCAGGCGCAACAGCCAGCTATGGATCGCTACCAGCAGCATGGTATGGCGCCGCTGACTCAGGAGCAGAAACCGGCTTCTAAAGTCGTCAACGACCCGACGCCGCAGACCGCGAAAGAGCCAGATTATCTGGATATCCCGGCGTTTCTGCGTAAGCAGGCTGATTAA
- the murD gene encoding UDP-N-acetylmuramoyl-L-alanine--D-glutamate ligase has translation MADYQGKKVVIIGLGLTGLSCVDFFLGRGVTPRVMDTRISPPGLDKLPEEVERHLGSLNDAWLLEADLIVASPGIALAHPSLSAAAEAGVEIVGDIELFCREAQAPVIAITGSNGKSTVTTLVGEMAKAAGVNVGVGGNIGLPALMLLEEGRELYVLELSSFQLETTYSLKAAAATILNVTEDHMDRYPLGLQQYRAAKLRIYENATVCVVNADDALTMPVRGADARCVSFGIDVGDYHLNRQQGETWLRVRGEKVLNVKEMQLVGQHNYTNALAALALADAAGLPRASSLKALTTFGGLAHRFQLAFEHNGVRWINDSKATNVGSTEAALNGLHLDGTLHLLLGGDGKSADFSPLARYLTGDRVRLYCFGRDGDALAALRPEVAERTETMEEAMKLIAGRVQPGDMVLLSPACASLDQFKNFEQRGDVFTRLAKELG, from the coding sequence ATGGCAGATTATCAGGGAAAAAAAGTCGTCATTATCGGGCTTGGGTTAACCGGCCTTTCCTGCGTGGACTTTTTCCTGGGACGCGGCGTGACGCCGCGCGTCATGGATACCCGAATCTCTCCGCCGGGGCTTGATAAGCTGCCGGAAGAGGTGGAGCGCCATCTCGGCTCGCTGAATGACGCCTGGCTGTTAGAGGCCGATCTGATTGTGGCGAGCCCGGGCATTGCGCTCGCGCATCCGTCATTAAGCGCGGCAGCGGAGGCCGGCGTTGAGATCGTCGGCGATATCGAGCTGTTCTGTCGCGAAGCGCAGGCCCCCGTTATTGCGATTACCGGCTCAAACGGGAAAAGCACCGTGACCACGCTGGTAGGCGAAATGGCGAAAGCGGCGGGCGTGAACGTTGGCGTCGGCGGCAATATTGGCTTGCCGGCGTTAATGCTGCTGGAAGAAGGGCGTGAGCTTTATGTGCTTGAGCTTTCCAGCTTCCAGCTGGAGACCACGTACAGCCTGAAGGCAGCAGCCGCGACTATCCTTAACGTGACCGAAGATCACATGGATCGTTACCCGCTCGGCCTGCAGCAGTATCGCGCGGCAAAATTACGGATTTATGAAAACGCGACGGTGTGCGTGGTGAACGCGGACGATGCGCTGACCATGCCGGTGCGCGGCGCTGACGCGCGCTGCGTAAGCTTCGGTATTGATGTCGGAGATTATCACCTCAATCGCCAGCAGGGCGAAACCTGGCTGCGCGTGCGGGGCGAGAAAGTCCTGAATGTCAAAGAGATGCAGCTGGTTGGACAGCATAACTACACCAATGCGCTGGCGGCGCTGGCGCTGGCTGACGCCGCGGGCCTGCCACGCGCCAGCAGTCTGAAAGCGCTCACCACATTTGGCGGTCTGGCGCACCGTTTCCAGCTCGCTTTCGAGCATAACGGCGTGCGCTGGATTAACGACTCCAAAGCGACCAACGTTGGCAGCACCGAGGCGGCGCTGAACGGCCTGCATCTCGATGGTACGCTGCATCTGCTGCTGGGCGGCGACGGTAAATCAGCGGATTTCTCGCCGCTGGCGCGCTACCTGACGGGCGATCGCGTGCGTCTCTATTGCTTTGGCCGCGACGGCGACGCGCTGGCGGCGCTGCGCCCGGAAGTGGCGGAACGCACAGAGACGATGGAAGAGGCGATGAAATTGATTGCCGGGCGCGTGCAGCCGGGCGATATGGTGCTGCTTTCACCGGCCTGCGCCAGCCTCGATCAGTTTAAGAATTTCGAACAGCGCGGCGACGTCTTTACGCGTCTTGCGAAGGAGCTTGGCTGA
- the ftsA gene encoding cell division protein FtsA, which produces MIKATDRKLVVGLEIGTAKVAALVGEVLPDGMINIIGVGSCPSRGMDKGGVNDLESVVKCVQRAIDQAELMADCQISSVYLALSGKHISCQNEIGMVPISEEEVTQEDVENVVHTAKSVRVRDEHRVLHVIPQEYAIDYQEGIKNPVGLSGVRMQAKVHLITCHNDMAKNIVKAVERCGLKVDQLIFAGLASSYSVLTEDERELGVCVVDIGGGTMDIAVYTGGALRHTKVIPYAGNVVTSDIAYAFGTPPSDAEAIKVRHGCALGSLVGKDESVEVPSVGGRPPRSLQRQTLAEVIEPRYTELLNLVNEEILQLQEQLRQQGVKHHLAAGIVLTGGAAQIEGLAACAQRVFHTQVRIGQPLNITGLTDYAQEPYYSTAVGLLHYGKESHLSGEAEVEKRTSVGSWIKRINSWLRKEF; this is translated from the coding sequence ATGATTAAGGCGACGGACAGAAAACTGGTAGTTGGACTGGAGATTGGCACCGCGAAGGTCGCCGCTTTGGTAGGGGAAGTTCTGCCCGACGGTATGATCAATATCATTGGCGTGGGGAGCTGTCCGTCCCGCGGGATGGATAAAGGCGGCGTCAACGATCTGGAGTCCGTGGTGAAGTGCGTTCAGCGCGCAATAGACCAGGCCGAACTGATGGCGGATTGCCAGATTTCTTCGGTCTACCTGGCGCTTTCCGGCAAGCATATCAGCTGCCAGAACGAAATTGGCATGGTGCCGATCTCTGAAGAGGAAGTAACGCAGGAAGATGTTGAAAATGTTGTCCATACCGCAAAATCAGTACGCGTTCGTGACGAACATCGCGTTTTGCATGTAATTCCTCAGGAATACGCTATTGATTACCAGGAAGGGATTAAAAACCCCGTTGGGTTATCCGGCGTTCGCATGCAGGCGAAAGTACATTTAATCACCTGTCACAACGACATGGCGAAAAACATCGTCAAGGCAGTGGAACGTTGCGGCCTGAAAGTTGACCAACTTATTTTTGCGGGCCTGGCGTCCAGTTATTCCGTATTAACGGAAGACGAGCGTGAGCTGGGCGTCTGCGTAGTGGATATCGGCGGTGGTACAATGGATATCGCCGTCTATACCGGCGGTGCGCTGCGTCATACTAAAGTTATTCCTTACGCGGGTAACGTCGTGACCAGTGATATTGCTTACGCGTTTGGCACGCCGCCGAGCGATGCCGAAGCGATAAAAGTACGCCACGGTTGCGCGCTGGGCTCCCTCGTTGGCAAAGACGAGAGCGTTGAAGTGCCGAGCGTGGGCGGTCGTCCGCCGCGCAGCCTGCAGCGTCAGACGCTGGCGGAAGTGATTGAGCCGCGTTATACCGAGCTGCTTAATCTGGTGAACGAAGAAATTCTGCAGTTGCAGGAGCAGCTTCGCCAGCAGGGTGTGAAACATCATCTTGCGGCGGGGATTGTATTAACCGGCGGCGCGGCGCAAATTGAAGGTCTGGCAGCCTGCGCGCAGCGGGTGTTCCATACGCAAGTACGTATTGGACAACCTTTAAATATTACTGGCCTTACCGATTACGCCCAGGAGCCTTATTACTCCACGGCGGTGGGTTTACTGCATTATGGTAAAGAATCGCATCTGAGCGGTGAGGCGGAAGTGGAAAAACGGACTTCAGTTGGCTCGTGGATCAAACGGATCAACAGCTGGCTGCGAAAAGAGTTTTAA
- the lpxC gene encoding UDP-3-O-acyl-N-acetylglucosamine deacetylase, with the protein MIKQRTLKRIVQATGVGLHTGKKVTLTLRPAPANTGVIYRRTDLNPPVDFPADAKSVRDTMLCTCLVNEHDVRISTVEHLNAALAGLGIDNIIVEVDAPEIPIMDGSAAPFVYLLVDAGIDELNVAKKFVRIKETVRVEDGDKWAEFKPYNGFSLDFTIDFNHPAIDASNQRYCMNFSADAFMRQISRARTFGFMRDIEYLQSRGLCLGGSFDCAIVVDDYRVLNEDGLRFEDEFVRHKMLDAIGDLFMCGHNIIGAFTAYKSGHALNNKLLQAVLAKQEAWEYVTYEDEAELPLAFKAPSLVLA; encoded by the coding sequence ATGATCAAACAAAGGACTCTTAAACGTATCGTTCAGGCGACTGGCGTCGGTTTACATACCGGCAAAAAAGTCACCCTGACGCTGCGCCCTGCGCCGGCAAATACCGGGGTCATCTATCGTCGCACCGACTTGAATCCTCCGGTAGACTTCCCGGCCGATGCCAAATCTGTGCGTGATACCATGCTCTGTACTTGCCTGGTCAATGAGCATGATGTGCGGATTTCTACCGTCGAGCACCTGAACGCGGCCTTAGCTGGCCTTGGTATCGACAACATCATCGTCGAAGTCGACGCGCCTGAAATCCCGATTATGGATGGCAGTGCCGCGCCGTTCGTTTACCTGCTGGTTGATGCAGGTATTGATGAACTGAACGTTGCGAAGAAATTTGTACGCATCAAAGAAACCGTGCGTGTTGAAGACGGTGATAAGTGGGCGGAATTCAAACCGTATAACGGTTTTTCGCTGGATTTCACCATTGACTTCAATCACCCGGCGATTGATGCCAGCAATCAGCGTTACTGCATGAACTTCTCTGCAGACGCCTTTATGCGCCAGATTAGCCGTGCCCGTACCTTCGGTTTTATGCGTGATATCGAATATCTGCAGTCCCGCGGTTTGTGCCTGGGCGGCAGCTTCGATTGTGCCATCGTTGTTGACGATTATCGCGTTCTGAACGAAGACGGCCTGCGTTTTGAAGATGAATTTGTTCGTCACAAAATGCTGGATGCGATTGGTGACCTGTTCATGTGTGGCCACAACATTATCGGCGCGTTTACCGCCTATAAATCAGGCCATGCGCTGAACAACAAACTGCTTCAGGCTGTCCTGGCCAAACAGGAAGCCTGGGAATATGTCACCTATGAAGACGAGGCTGAACTGCCTCTGGCTTTCAAAGCGCCGTCGCTGGTGCTGGCGTAA
- a CDS encoding D-alanine--D-alanine ligase, with product MAEKIAVLLGGSSAEREVSLQSGSAVLAGLKQAGVDAYAIDPRDVCVTTLKEEGFDKVFIALHGRGGEDGTLQGTLEYLGLPYTGSGVMASAITIDKLRTKLLWQGAGLPVAPWVALERRDIVSGLSETLKARIAALGLPVIVKPSREGSSVGMSKVDSADALMPALALAFEHDSEVLVEKWLSGPEFTVAILGDDILPSIRIQPAGVFYDYEAKYLSDETQYFCPSGISADREQALQALVMDAWRVLGCQGWGRVDVMQDSDGGFYLLEVNTAPGMTSHSLVPMAARQAGMSFSQLVVRILELAD from the coding sequence ATGGCTGAGAAAATTGCCGTACTGCTGGGCGGCAGCTCAGCGGAGCGTGAGGTCTCCCTGCAATCAGGCAGCGCCGTGCTGGCGGGCCTGAAACAGGCGGGCGTCGATGCGTATGCGATTGACCCGCGCGACGTGTGCGTCACGACGCTGAAAGAAGAAGGGTTCGATAAAGTTTTTATCGCGCTGCATGGTCGCGGCGGTGAAGACGGCACGCTGCAGGGGACGCTGGAATATCTCGGCCTGCCTTACACCGGCAGCGGCGTGATGGCTTCGGCGATCACGATAGATAAATTGCGCACCAAACTGCTCTGGCAGGGCGCCGGGTTGCCGGTCGCGCCGTGGGTGGCCCTGGAGCGCCGCGATATCGTAAGCGGCCTGAGCGAGACGCTGAAAGCGCGTATCGCCGCGCTTGGCCTGCCGGTTATCGTGAAGCCGAGCCGTGAGGGTTCAAGCGTTGGTATGTCGAAAGTCGACAGCGCCGATGCGCTGATGCCTGCACTGGCGCTGGCGTTTGAACATGACAGCGAAGTGCTGGTCGAAAAATGGCTGAGCGGCCCGGAGTTTACCGTGGCTATCCTGGGAGACGACATCCTGCCCTCGATTCGCATTCAGCCTGCCGGCGTGTTTTACGACTACGAGGCGAAATATCTCTCGGACGAGACGCAATATTTCTGCCCGAGCGGGATTTCAGCCGACCGCGAGCAGGCGCTGCAGGCGCTGGTAATGGACGCCTGGCGCGTGCTGGGCTGTCAGGGCTGGGGCCGCGTGGACGTGATGCAGGACAGCGACGGCGGGTTTTATCTGCTTGAAGTGAACACGGCGCCGGGTATGACCAGTCATAGTCTGGTGCCGATGGCGGCGCGTCAGGCAGGGATGAGCTTCTCGCAGCTGGTGGTGCGTATTCTGGAGCTGGCGGACTGA
- the ftsW gene encoding cell division protein FtsW, producing MRLSLPRLRLPRLPGMGILAWLFMALRGWVMGSREKDTTSLVMYDRTLLWLTFGLAAIGFIMVTSASMPVGQRLANDPFLFAKRDGIYILLAFALALVTLRLPMEFWQRHSAAMLIASIVMLLIVLVVGSSVNGASRWIALGPLRIQPAEFSKLSLFCYLSNYLVRKVDEVRNNLRGFLKPMGVILVMAVLLLAQPDLGTVVVLFVTTLAMLFLAGAKLWQFIAIIGMGISAVVLLILAEPYRIRRVTSFWNPWEDPFGSGYQLTQSLMAFGRGELWGQGLGNSVQKLEYLPEAHTDFIFSIIGEELGYIGVVLALLMVFFVAFRAMSIGRRALEIDQRFAGFLACSIGIWFSFQALVNVGAAAGMLPTKGLTLPLISYGGSSLLIMSTAIMFLLRIDYETRLEKAQAFTRGSR from the coding sequence ATGCGTTTATCTCTCCCGCGCCTTCGCCTGCCGCGTCTGCCCGGTATGGGTATTCTCGCCTGGCTGTTTATGGCGCTCCGTGGCTGGGTAATGGGCTCGCGCGAGAAAGACACCACCAGCCTGGTCATGTACGACCGCACGCTGCTATGGCTGACGTTCGGGCTTGCGGCGATCGGTTTTATCATGGTGACTTCGGCGTCGATGCCGGTGGGGCAGCGTCTGGCAAACGATCCGTTCCTGTTCGCCAAGCGTGACGGCATCTACATTCTGCTGGCATTTGCTCTGGCGCTTGTTACGCTGCGTCTTCCGATGGAATTCTGGCAACGCCACAGCGCCGCGATGCTGATAGCTTCCATAGTGATGCTGCTGATCGTGCTGGTAGTAGGGAGCTCGGTCAACGGGGCGTCCCGCTGGATTGCGCTCGGCCCGCTGCGTATCCAGCCTGCGGAATTCTCCAAGCTGTCGCTCTTTTGTTACCTCTCGAACTACCTGGTGCGTAAGGTTGACGAGGTGCGCAACAACCTGCGCGGCTTCTTAAAACCGATGGGCGTGATCCTCGTCATGGCGGTACTGCTGCTCGCGCAGCCTGACCTCGGTACCGTGGTGGTGCTGTTCGTCACGACGCTTGCGATGCTGTTTCTTGCAGGTGCCAAGCTCTGGCAGTTCATCGCGATTATCGGCATGGGCATCTCGGCGGTCGTGCTGCTGATCCTCGCCGAGCCGTACCGTATTCGCCGCGTAACCTCGTTCTGGAACCCGTGGGAAGATCCGTTTGGTAGCGGCTACCAGCTTACCCAGTCGCTGATGGCGTTTGGCCGCGGCGAGTTGTGGGGACAGGGGCTGGGAAATTCCGTCCAGAAGCTGGAGTATTTACCCGAAGCGCATACCGACTTCATCTTCTCCATTATTGGGGAAGAACTGGGATATATCGGTGTGGTACTGGCGCTTTTGATGGTATTCTTCGTGGCTTTTCGCGCCATGTCGATCGGGCGTCGCGCGCTGGAAATCGATCAGCGTTTTGCGGGCTTTTTGGCCTGTTCTATCGGCATCTGGTTTAGCTTCCAGGCGCTGGTTAACGTCGGCGCGGCGGCGGGTATGCTGCCAACGAAGGGCCTGACGCTGCCGCTTATCAGTTACGGCGGCTCGAGCCTGCTTATCATGTCGACGGCGATTATGTTTTTGTTGCGCATAGATTATGAAACGCGTCTGGAGAAAGCCCAGGCGTTTACACGAGGTTCACGATGA
- the murG gene encoding undecaprenyldiphospho-muramoylpentapeptide beta-N-acetylglucosaminyltransferase, protein MSGQPKRLMVMAGGTGGHVFPGLAVAHHLMAQGWQVRWLGTADRMEADLVPKHGIEIDFIRISGLRGKGMKALLLAPVRIFNAWRQARAIMKRFQPDVVLGMGGYVSGPGGLAAWSLGIPVVLHEQNGIAGLTNKWLAKIASRVMQAFPGAFPKADVVGNPVRTDVLALPLPQARLAGREGPVRVLVVGGSQGARVLNQTMPQVAAQLADAVTIWHQSGKGAQADVQKAYADAGQPQHKVTEFIDDMAAAYAWADVVVCRSGALTVSEIAAAGLPALFVPFQHKDRQQYWNALPLEKAGAAKILEQPQFTVEAVSETLKGWDRVTLLDMAERARATAIPDATERVADEVRAVARA, encoded by the coding sequence ATGAGTGGTCAACCAAAGCGGCTGATGGTGATGGCGGGCGGAACGGGCGGACACGTCTTTCCGGGGCTCGCCGTAGCGCACCATCTGATGGCGCAGGGATGGCAGGTTCGCTGGCTGGGGACCGCCGATCGCATGGAGGCAGACCTGGTGCCGAAACACGGCATTGAGATCGATTTTATTCGCATCTCCGGCCTGCGTGGTAAAGGCATGAAGGCGCTGCTGCTGGCGCCGGTGCGTATTTTTAACGCCTGGCGTCAGGCGCGGGCGATCATGAAGCGTTTCCAGCCCGATGTGGTGCTGGGCATGGGCGGCTATGTTTCTGGTCCTGGCGGGCTGGCGGCGTGGTCGCTCGGTATTCCGGTCGTGCTGCATGAGCAAAACGGCATCGCGGGGCTGACGAATAAGTGGCTCGCGAAAATCGCCAGCCGCGTCATGCAGGCGTTTCCTGGCGCGTTCCCGAAAGCGGACGTGGTGGGTAACCCGGTGCGCACTGACGTGCTGGCGCTGCCGTTGCCGCAGGCGCGTCTGGCTGGCCGCGAGGGGCCGGTACGGGTGCTGGTGGTTGGCGGCTCCCAGGGCGCGCGCGTATTGAACCAGACGATGCCGCAGGTGGCGGCGCAACTGGCCGATGCCGTGACTATCTGGCATCAGAGCGGTAAAGGCGCGCAGGCGGACGTGCAAAAGGCGTATGCCGACGCGGGTCAGCCGCAGCATAAAGTGACGGAATTTATCGACGACATGGCGGCTGCCTACGCGTGGGCGGATGTGGTTGTCTGCCGCTCCGGCGCGCTGACGGTAAGTGAAATCGCCGCGGCGGGCTTACCGGCGCTGTTCGTACCGTTCCAGCATAAAGACCGACAGCAGTACTGGAACGCGCTGCCGCTGGAGAAAGCTGGCGCCGCGAAGATTCTGGAGCAGCCGCAGTTTACCGTTGAGGCGGTAAGCGAGACGCTGAAGGGATGGGATCGCGTCACGCTGCTCGACATGGCTGAGCGGGCGCGCGCTACCGCTATTCCCGACGCGACCGAACGGGTCGCGGATGAAGTACGCGCGGTCGCCCGCGCGTAA
- the murC gene encoding UDP-N-acetylmuramate--L-alanine ligase: MNTQQLAKLRSIVPEMRRVRHIHFVGIGGAGMGGIAEVLANEGYQISGSDLAPNAVTQQLTALGATIYFNHRPENVLDASVVVVSSAISADNPEIVAAHEARIPVIRRAEMLAELMRFRHGIAVAGTHGKTTTTAMVSSIYAEAGLDPTFVNGGLVKAAGTHARLGNSRYLIAEADESDASFLHLQPMVAIVTNIEADHMDTYHGDFENLKQTFINFLHNLPFYGRAVMCVDDPVIRELLPRVGRQITTYGFSEDADVRVENYRQTGAQGHFTLVRQDKPELHVTLNAPGRHNALNAAAAVSVATEEGIEDEAILRALESFQGTGRRFDFLGEYPLADVNGKAGTAMLVDDYGHHPTEVDATVRAARAGWPEKNLVMIFQPHRYTRTRDLYDDFANVLSQVDVLLMLDVYPAGEAPIPGADSRSLCRTIRARGKVDPILVSDPTQVAAMLAPVLSGNDLILVQGAGNIGKIARQLAEAKLQPEENAHG; the protein is encoded by the coding sequence ATGAATACACAACAACTGGCGAAACTGCGTTCTATCGTGCCCGAGATGCGTCGCGTCCGGCACATTCACTTCGTTGGCATCGGCGGCGCCGGTATGGGCGGTATTGCGGAAGTGCTGGCTAACGAAGGCTACCAGATCAGCGGGTCCGATCTGGCACCGAACGCTGTCACGCAGCAGTTGACGGCGCTGGGCGCCACGATTTATTTCAACCACCGTCCGGAAAACGTTCTGGATGCGAGCGTGGTGGTGGTCTCCAGCGCCATTTCTGCGGATAACCCGGAAATTGTGGCGGCCCACGAGGCGCGCATTCCGGTTATTCGCCGCGCGGAGATGCTGGCGGAGTTGATGCGCTTTCGCCACGGCATCGCTGTCGCCGGTACGCATGGCAAGACCACGACCACCGCGATGGTGTCGAGCATTTACGCTGAAGCCGGGCTGGACCCAACTTTCGTTAACGGCGGGCTGGTTAAAGCGGCAGGGACGCATGCGCGCCTTGGCAACAGCCGTTATCTGATTGCTGAAGCGGACGAAAGCGACGCGTCATTCCTGCATTTGCAGCCAATGGTGGCCATTGTGACGAATATCGAAGCCGACCATATGGACACGTATCATGGTGATTTTGAGAACCTGAAACAGACGTTTATTAACTTTCTGCACAATCTGCCGTTTTACGGCCGTGCGGTGATGTGTGTGGACGATCCGGTTATCCGTGAGCTGCTGCCACGCGTTGGCCGTCAAATTACCACTTATGGTTTCAGCGAAGATGCCGATGTACGTGTGGAAAATTATCGTCAGACCGGCGCGCAGGGCCATTTCACTCTCGTGCGTCAGGACAAGCCTGAACTGCACGTGACTCTTAACGCCCCTGGCCGCCATAACGCGCTCAACGCGGCGGCGGCGGTGTCGGTGGCCACGGAAGAAGGGATTGAAGACGAGGCCATTCTGCGCGCGCTGGAGAGCTTCCAGGGCACCGGGCGTCGTTTCGATTTCCTGGGCGAGTATCCGCTTGCTGATGTGAACGGCAAAGCGGGCACCGCAATGCTGGTGGATGACTACGGTCATCACCCGACGGAAGTCGACGCGACCGTACGCGCGGCGCGCGCGGGCTGGCCGGAGAAAAATCTGGTGATGATTTTCCAGCCGCATCGTTATACCCGTACGCGCGATCTGTATGACGATTTCGCCAACGTATTGTCCCAGGTTGACGTACTGTTAATGCTGGACGTATACCCGGCGGGCGAAGCGCCGATTCCTGGCGCCGACAGCCGTTCGCTGTGCCGCACCATTCGTGCGCGCGGCAAAGTAGACCCGATTCTGGTCTCCGATCCGACGCAAGTCGCCGCCATGCTGGCGCCGGTCCTGTCGGGCAACGATTTGATTCTGGTTCAGGGCGCGGGCAATATCGGTAAAATTGCCCGCCAGCTGGCGGAAGCGAAGCTGCAACCGGAGGAGAACGCGCATGGCTGA
- the ftsQ gene encoding cell division protein FtsQ, with amino-acid sequence MSQAALNTKNRPEENTVSRRNNGTRLAGIVFLLAVVLTVIFGGWMVLGWMEDAQRLPLSKLVVTGERHYTRNDDIRQSILALGAPGTFMTQDVNIIQNQIERLPWIKQASVRKQWPDELKIHLVEYVPIARWNDQHMIDTDGTAFSVPSDRANKQSLPLLYGPEGSENEVLQGYRAMGQVLAKDKFTLKEAAMTARRSWQVTLSNDIKLNLGRDDTMKRLERFVELYPVLQQQAQTDGKRISYVDLRYDSGAAVGWEPAPTEEINQQQNQAQAEQQ; translated from the coding sequence ATGTCGCAGGCTGCGCTGAACACGAAAAATCGTCCTGAAGAAAATACGGTTTCGCGCCGTAATAATGGGACGCGTCTTGCAGGCATCGTCTTTCTGCTGGCGGTCGTGTTAACCGTGATATTCGGCGGCTGGATGGTGCTGGGATGGATGGAAGACGCCCAGCGCCTGCCGCTGTCAAAGCTGGTGGTGACAGGCGAACGCCATTACACCCGCAACGATGATATTCGTCAGTCCATTCTGGCGCTGGGCGCGCCGGGAACGTTTATGACGCAGGACGTGAATATCATCCAGAATCAGATAGAACGCTTGCCGTGGATCAAACAAGCAAGCGTAAGAAAGCAGTGGCCGGACGAATTGAAGATTCATCTGGTTGAATATGTGCCGATAGCACGCTGGAATGACCAGCACATGATCGATACCGACGGCACCGCTTTTAGCGTGCCGTCCGATCGCGCCAATAAGCAGAGCTTACCGCTGCTTTACGGCCCTGAAGGCAGCGAGAACGAAGTGCTGCAAGGTTACCGGGCGATGGGCCAGGTACTGGCGAAAGATAAATTTACGTTGAAAGAAGCGGCGATGACCGCGCGTCGCTCCTGGCAGGTGACGCTGAGCAATGATATCAAGCTCAACCTCGGCCGGGATGACACCATGAAACGCCTGGAACGCTTTGTAGAGCTGTACCCGGTTCTGCAACAGCAAGCGCAAACTGACGGCAAGCGGATAAGCTACGTCGATTTACGCTACGATTCCGGCGCGGCGGTCGGCTGGGAGCCGGCCCCCACTGAGGAAATTAATCAGCAACAGAATCAGGCACAGGCAGAGCAACAATGA